The Thermococcus celericrescens DNA window TCACTTAGGGACATTGCAGTTGAGGCCCTCCTCAACGCGATGGACGACGCCGGAATCGATAAGGTTGACTCCCTGTACGTTGGAAATATGGCGTCCGGCTCCTTCGTCGAGCAGGAGAACCTCGGTGCGCTCATAGCGGACTGGGCCGGACTCGGGAACATCCCCGCCGTTAAGGTCGAGGCCGCCTGTGCCAGCGGCGGTGCCGCGGTGCAGGAAGGTGCTAAGGC harbors:
- a CDS encoding thiolase family protein translates to MRKAVIIGAGMVPVGEHWKLSLRDIAVEALLNAMDDAGIDKVDSLYVGNMASGSFVEQENLGALIADWAGLGNIPAVKVEAACASGGAAVQEGAKA